The Pyrus communis chromosome 14, drPyrComm1.1, whole genome shotgun sequence sequence TTCACCCTGAAAATCTCGAGccagaagtttcgagtgcttatcattttggcctaaagatcaaaatgaaaaatttgtaagaaccagaagttctaacatcatattcctccaggaatacatattattgcaagttcttacacatctcattttctttcagaaaagaaaatgacgaaCTTGGCGAAGCTTGAATTTGCTGCTCTGGATAATACCGGGAAGAATTACCTGACCTGGgtactggataccaagatccatctggaagcagggaatcttggagataccatcagggaagagagcaactcatcctctcaagatcgggcaaaggccatgattttcattcgccgccatcttgatgaggcactaaagagcgagtacttaacggttgaagatccgttagctctctggaatgccttgagaaacagatacaatcaccagacaacggtgattcttccaagggccCGCTATGAGTGGACTCATCTGAGGATTCAAGACTTCAAGTCAGTGGCAGAATACAATTCTGCattgttcagaattacctctcagATGAAGCTCTGTGGGGATATTATTACTGAGGAGCATATGCTGGAAAATACTCTCACcacatttcatgcctccaacgtgctcctgcagcagcagtatagagcgcgaggctacactgagtacaaccagctgatatctgtGCTCTTAGTAGCTGAACAGAATGatgagctcctgatgaaaaaccatcattcccgacctactggatctgcaccattcccagaagtgaatgctgcttccctcgaagtgaacgccacatcctctggtggtgataatcataaacgaggacgtGGCCACAAGCGAGGTCGATAGAATAGGAAAAGCAAGAACCATGGAGTTCAGTTTCACAACCAAGTTCCgaggcataattcaggcccgagcttcaaaaatgcgaatcgccacaaaggcaaagctcatataaacaatgctcctagaaactctgaaggagcctgccataggtgtggtggcaatgggcattgggcgcgtacttgtcgtaccccaaaacatctagtggatctgtatcaagcctccctcaaggagaagggtgtcgagaccaactttctcgaccaggctagaccaatggatatacctgatccaatgtttgacttatcagggcagttgaacacaactcATCTAGATGTTCCAGACTTTATTATGGAAAGGGGAAATGAAGTATACCGGTCTGATTGAAACAttaatgtacttttattatgctgaacttgtagtattttcagattcaataaaagtggcatgtaaatttcttgttataacttgcttttaactctgattctcttactcagagagcatggataaaaattgtggttattctcagaacatgagaaatggcagagatatttgtcttgcagacagtgcaaccacacatacaatacttcgtgatcgaaagtatttctcaagcttaaAACTTACAAGAGtaggggtaacaacaatatcaggaccTTCAGATGTAATTCAAGGTTCAGGGCaagcccagattatgttaccaaatggaacaatattgtccatacagaatgcattgtatgctactcgatctactcgaaatttgttgaatttcaaagacatacgtctaaatggataccacattgaaacaaaaagtgcagaaaatgtggagtatctatgcattacctccaatgatacccagaagcgtatattggagaagttgcgtgGTATGTCGAGTGAattatattatacatacataaggacaattgaatcacatactgttATGAatcagaagttcattgatttaaaagtttacatgctttggcatgaccgtctgggtcatccaggatctaccatgatgcgtaggatcattaccaactctaatggacatccattagtgagcagacacattgctgcctcaaatgataacccttgcaaagtttgttctcaagggaagttggtaattagaccatcacaattaaaggttgatgctgaatccccatcatttctgcaaggaattcaaggggatatttgtgggcctattcaaccatttcgatattttatggttttggttgatgcatctaccc is a genomic window containing:
- the LOC137714555 gene encoding uncharacterized protein produces the protein MTNLAKLEFAALDNTGKNYLTWTTVILPRARYEWTHLRIQDFKSVAEYNSALFRITSQMKLCGDIITEEHMLENTLTTFHASNVLLQQQYRARGYTEYNQLISVLLVAEQNDELLMKNHHSRPTGSAPFPEVNAASLEVNATSSGGDNHKRGRGHKRGR